In the Blattabacterium sp. (Blattella germanica) str. Bge genome, TTTTGCATAGGCTTGAGAAAGCAATTCTGTCATACCATATTCCGAGTGAATTTCCTTTACACAAAAAAATTTTTTCAATAAATTGTGTAATTCTTCTCTAATTATTTCTTTTCTTTTTCCCTTCATTCCTCCTGTTTCCATAACAATCACGTTTTCTTGATTCCCATTTTTTCCCACATATTCTATGAAATCTAATAAAGAAAAACTAAGTCCAAAAATGAAAATATTTTTTTGATCAGGAATAATAAGATTTTTATTATAGTCATAAATAAAATGACTTCCATTTTGAATGGTTTTTTGTATAAAATATTTTACCATGTAAATTAAAGAAGAATCCTTTCTATCAAGAGGAAAAAATCCTAAAAATTTGAATTTTTCTATTGGTCCATAAAAGAATTCAAATCCTTTTCTAATACTGTTCATATAAACACTTAAATCTGCTACATAATGTTTACTTTTTATTCCTGTAGTTCCACTACTAGTGAAAATGATATCTGGAATGCTAGTTTTACTACTCCAAATACAATGTGTTTTGAAAAAAGAAATAGGTAAAAAAGGAATTTTAGAAATATTTTTTATTTTCATTGGATCAATCTTCAATAATTGAAGATAGTTTCTATAAATTTTGTTATTTGCAATTTGATAATGAAATATATCCAATGCTAAATTTTCAAATTCTTTTTTAGATAATATCGAAAAAATCTTCTTTTTAAAGCTCATTTTAAAATTTTAAAAAAAAATATAATTCTTTCAATTTGTTAAATAAATATCCTTTTCTAGAGAAAAAAAATTGAAATTCTTTTTCAAAGGAATTTTTAAAAAAACTATAAGGAATTATATTGATTTTTTGATTTGCTTCTTTTAGAAAAAAAAGACATATTGAAATACAAAAAAAATATTTCGTCATGCCTAATATTCCACCAAAAAATCTGTCTACAGGTTTCATCCATGCAATCATCATAATAAATTCTATTAATTTTTTAGACCAAAAAGCTAAAAAAATTATAGAAATAAAAAAAACAATTAAAGAAGAAACTAGAAAAAGATAGGATTCTTTGCTTACTACATTGATTTTTTGAATTAAGTCAAATACAAAGTTTCCTTTGTAAATAAGGATTAAAAATATCATGAATCCAAAAAATTGAGAAATTAAACCTTTTTGATATCCATGATATCCTCCATATAAAACTAGAATGATAATAATTATATCTAATACTAACATAAATGGAAAAAAAATTTCTGCAACAATTTCATATCAATTGGAATAAAGTCATGTTATACATACGAAATCATTTTTCCATAGAAGGAAAAATTGATATCATTGGAATTATTTACTTAATAGGAATTCAAGAACTAGGCAAAGGTAAAAATAGATTTTTAAATAAAGAAGATAAAATCAATATTCTACATATTGCAATATGTAGAATACTAGAACCTTTTGGTTATTATTCGTTCCTTGGAAGAGATAAGGAAGGATGGCCTCATTATATATTGAAAACAAAGATTCCTTTTAATCAGGAAGAACAATTGTTTTTAATTCAAAAAGCTATCATTCGTTATATGAGTGAAGAAAATATTATAGAATAAATATGGATCAAAAAATAGATCAAATAAAAAAAGAAATCAAATGTTTTCATATTAAAACATATAATGATTTAGAAACATTTAGAATTAAATTTTTAGGAAAAAAAAGAGGAATTCTAACAATATTATTCAAAGAATTAAAAAAAATATCCATTCATAAAAGAAAAATTTATGGAAAAATTATTAATGAATTAAAAAAAGAAGTTCAAAAAAAAATTTTTTACTACAAATCCAAAAATGACAATGAAAAAATACTTAAGTACGATCCGACTCTTCCTGGAAAATCTATAGAAATAGGATCCATTCATCCCCTATCTATGATCAAAAATAGAATCATAGATATTTTTCTAAAAATTGGATTTTCTTATGTAGACGGTCCTGAAATAGAAGATGATTGGCACAATTTTACGGCTTTAAATATTCCAATCTTTCATCCATCTAGAGATATGCAAGACACATTTTTTTTATGTCAAAGTCCAGATATTTTGTTGCGGACACATACTTCATCTATACAAATACGATACATGAAAAAACATCGTCCGCCTTTTCGTGTTTTATCTATAGGAAAAGTATATAGAAATGAAACTATTTCATCACGTTCAAATTTCATGTTTCATCAAGCAGAAGGGTTTTATATAGATAAAAAAGTTTCCTTCTCTGATTTAAAACAAACGATTCATTATTTAATAACTTCTCTTTTTGGAAAAGAAAAAATCAGATTTCGTCCTTCTTATTTTCCATTTACAGAACCTAGTGCTGAAGTAGATATATATTGTAATAGAGAATGGTTAGAAATTATGGGCTGTGGAATGATAGACCCCGAAGTTTTGAAAAATGTAGATATTGATCCAGAAATTTATTCTGGATTTGCTTTTGGAGTGGGAATAGAACGTTTAGCTTTAATGATTTATCAGATGAAAGATATTAGAATTTATTTTGATAATGATATTCGTTTTTTAAGACAATTTAAAAATGAATTTTAGATTGAGATTTTCTTTGTCGAAAAACTTCATATAAAATCACTCCACAAGCTACAGACACATTTAAAGATGAAATTCCTTTTATTGCTGGTATTTTTGCTTTTTCGCAGGAAATTTCTAAATATTTGGGAGAAATTCCTTTTTCCTCATTTCCTAATATTAAAGCTGTTGGCCCTGAAAAATCAATATTGTACCAATATATATTGGATTTTTCCGTAGCAGAAACAATTTTTAATCCAGAGTTCATTAAAAACTCTATAGTATTTTTTATATTTTTTTCTTGACATATTGGAACTTTAAACAAGGCCCCTGAAGAAGTTTTTATTGAATCAGATCCAATCATTGCTGTGTATTTCTTTGGAATAATAATAGCGTCTGCTCCTACGCATGCAGAAGTACGTATTATAGATCCAAAATTTCTTACATCTGTAATCCGATCTAAAATAACCAAAAGTGGATTTTTTCCTTTTTCATAAAACACAGGAAGCAAATCTTTGATTTGATAAGTTTCTATAGGAGAAAGAATAGCAAAAACTCCTTGATGATTTTTATTTTTTAATTGATAAAATTTTTGTTTTGGAACGGTTTGAATTGGTATATTTTCTTTTTTGGAAAGACTTATTAATTCTTTGTAAGCATTTGATATTTTTCGAAATCCTCTTTGAAAAAAAAGCTTACTAATAGTTTTTTTAGATCGAATAGCTTCTATCAATGGACGTATTCCATAAACAATTTCTAATTTACTCATAGTCAAGGATTATAATTTAATTTTTTTTATCAAAAATTCTAAAAATAGATTTACTTAATAAATTTTTGATAAAAAATCGTGAAATATTTCTACAGAAAAAAAAGATAAAAAGAAAAAGAAAAAAATATAAAATAGTTAAAAATCCAAATCCGATAACATAATTGCCGAAATAGAAGGAAAGAAAAAAACATAAAGAAAGACTTCCTAAAAAAAAAATAATAATACAAAATATCAACAAAAAAAAATTAAAAAAAATCTCTGTCATGATGGAAATCAATACTTGAATAACTTCATTTTTTAAAATACACCATTTTTTATGTAGAAAATTTCTAATAAAAATGAACATAAAAAAATAAAAAACTTATTAAGTCCCCAATTCATCTTCTACTTGATCTATTTTTCTTTATCCATTTTATTTTTTTCCACCTTGCTTCAACATCGGATTTGATCCGATATACTTTTTGACCAATTTTTTTACTAATTTTCTGCAGATTTTCTCTTAATTCTTCTGTTTTCTTTCCTAGTATATTTTTTATTTTTTCTTCTTTTCTTGGAGATAACAGAATTCCCATTATTAAACCTGCCATGGTTCCTAGAATAACTCCCCAAAAAAAACTTCCTCCTCTTTTCATAAAGAATAACAATTTTATATTTTTACGGATAAATTTACGCACAAAATTGTATTTGTGTATTTATGAAATATTTTTCACATGTTAATTAAAAAAAATTTTTCTCTCAAAAAATTTAATACATTTGGAATAAATGTTTATGCTCGTTATTTTGTAGAAGTGAAAAGTATAGAAGAAATTCAAAAAATTTTTGATATATATCCATCCATTCCAAAACTTTTTTTGGGAAATGGAAGTAATATTCTTTTTTTAAAAAATTATTATCCAGGATTAGTCATGAAAATGGGGGTTCAAGGAAAAAAAGTGATTCAGGAAAATGATTCTAAAGTGATTGTTCAAGCTTTTGCTGGAGAAAATTGGAATGAATTTGTAAAATGGACCATAAAAAAAGGATTTAGCGGTTTAGAAAATTTATCATTTATTCCTGGTACAGTTGGAGCTGCTCCCATTCAAAATATTGGAGCATATGGAACAGAAATCAAAGATTCTTTATTCAAAGTTCAAACGTATAAAACTGATAATCAAAAAATAATAGAATTTACACGTGAAGAATGTCAACTCAAATATCGTTCTTCATTTTTCAAAAATCCTCATTACAGAAATAAATTTCTAATTTTATCTGTTTTTTTCTTTAAGAAAAAATATAAAAAATTGAATACATCCTATGTGGAAATTCAAAAAGAATTAGAAAATATGAATATTAAAGAACCTACTATTAACGATTTAAGTAAAGCAATTTTTAATATTAGACATCGTAAACTTCCAAATCCCAAAAAAATTGGAAATGCTGGTAGTTTTTTTTTGAATCCTATAGTGGGTATTTTGGATTTTCAAAAACTAAAATCTAAATATCCCGCTATTATTGGTTATGATATTTCTAATGATAAAGTCAAATTATCTGCTAGCTCATTAATTGAAAGCACAGGATGGAAAGGAAAAAAAATTGGAAATGTAGGAGTATATGAGAGACAACCTATAATTTTAGTCAACTATGGAAAAGCTAGTGGAATGGATATATATTCTTTTTCAGAAAAAATAACAAAAGACATCAAAAAAAAATTGAACATTCTTTTATCAAGAGAAGTAAATATCATACGATAAGTCAAAAATGAATCAAAAAAAATCCATAAAACAATTTGATCTTAATTCTTCCCTTTTTAAAGGGGGGTTGGGGAGTTCCGTCCCGTGTAATTTGATAAAAATTTGAATTTATGTCAATGACTATGACTTTAGAAAAATCAAAACAATACATACAAAACAAAATCAAAGAAAAACCTGATTTTGGAATTTTATTATTAGGAAGTCAGTTTGATAAACTAATAGAGGAGATTCAAAATCCTATATGCATTTCTTATGAAGAAATTCCCCTTTTTTCGAAAAAAAAATTATATGGAAAATTTTTATTTGGTCAAATAGAAGGGAAAAATGTGGTTTTTTTAATAGAACCTTTTTCTGAAGAAAATAGGACAAACTATTTTACTATTGTTTTGTGTAAACATATAGGAATCGATAAATTAATATTGATTAATATTTCTGGAGGAGTGAACCCCAATTATAAAATGGGAGATGTAATGTTGGTTAAAGATCATATCAATTTTTTTCCAGAAAGCCCTAATATAAATGATTTGATAAAAAATCGATTTTTTGAAATCACAGAACCATATGATCAAAAAATGTTAGAAATTGCAGAAAATATAGCCATGAATCATAATATAATTATCCAAAAAGGAGTTTATGTAGCTTTTCCCTATTCTAATTATAAAACCTATGCAGAATATGCTATGATAAGATCTATGGGGGGAGATAGTGTTGGAATGAATATAGTAACAGATGTCATTACTGCTAGATGTATGAATCTACGAGTATTTGCCATATCCATTATTGTGATGGGGATGGGTTTATCTGAACCTAAGATTCAAAAGAATGCAGATTCTAGAAATACATTTTTTCAAGAAACGGAAAAATCTATATCTCTTCTAATATTAATAGTCAAAGAATTTATAAAACTTTGTTTCTAATTAGATTCGAATAGAGAAGAGAGTTCTATAATTGATTTATAATATTTCTTGTAATTTTTAGAAAAATATTTTTAATTTTATCGTTTTTTAAAACCCCAGGAATTCCCAAATCTGAATATTTTCGTATTTCCTGTAACATAGGAATTTCTCCAAGGAAAAAAAGATTCATTTTTTTGGAAAAATTTTTGACTCCATTTTTTCCAAAAAAATAACATTTTTCTTTACTTTCTTTTGTAAGAACATAAGACATATTTTCTATAATTCCAAGAATTGGAACAGAAATAGATTGAATACGAAACATTCCTACTGACCTGTTTACATCCGATAACGCTATTTTTTGAGATGTACTAACTATAACAATTCCTTTTAATGAAATCTCTTGCAAAAGAGATAAATGTATATCCCCTGTTCCTGGTGGTAAATCTACAATTAAAAAATCTAACTTTCCCCAATCCGTTTCATGAATAAATTGTCTCAAAACTTTAGTGACCATAGGCCCTCTCCAAACAATAGCTTGTCCATATTTGGAAAAAAAACCTATAGATAGAATTTTTACTCCATAACTCATAATAGGATTCATCATACCATTTTTATGTATTTTTGTATGGATATCTACTTCTTCTAGATTAAACATTAATGGAATAGAAGGTCCATATATATCCGCATCCAATAATCCAACATGAAAACCCATTTTTACTAAAGATACAGCTATATTAGTTGCTATTGTAGATTTTCCAACTCCTCCCTTTCCAGAAGCTACAGCTATTATGTTTTTTATTACAGGTTTGATTTTAGGATCTGATTTCATTTCTATTTTTATACATATTGGATCTGATATATTTTGATTTTTTATAGAATGGGTTATATCTTTTATTAGTTTATTTTTGAAATGCATAGCGGGATTAGATAAACTCAAATAGATTACTATTTTATGACTCAATAAATCTATCTTTTTTACAAAACCAGATTCAATAATATTTTTCTGATTATCAATAATAAAAACATTTTCTAATGCTTTTTCAATTTTTTTTTTCATACATTTTTTTGATAGGATTCACAATAGTACAAAAAAAAATGGCTAGATTTAAAAAAAAATACTAAAAATCGTATGGATTTTTATCCCTATAAATTTTATAACCTTCATACAAAGATTATAGTTTTTAGATGGGTTAGATGGGAACATTTTTTAGAAAACATGTTTCTAGAAAAGCGAATTCTTTCCGATAAAGAAAAAATGTTTTTTTTATCTTTATCGGAAAAACGAAAAAGAGAATTTTTAGGAATTCGTTATGCTCTGAGATATATAGGCATGAAAATGAATATTTTTTATAATGAAAAAAGAAAACCTTTTCTTTTTTCTGAAGGAAAATATATTTCCTTAAGTCATTCTTTTGAAAAAATTGCCATAGCTATAAGTTCTTACCATATAGGAATAGATATAGAAAAATTACGACATAAAATAGTTAAAATAAAGAAAAAATTTCTTAGAGAAGATGAATCTATTTTTATTAATCCAAATTATGAAGAGGATTATCTGCATATCATATGGGGAATTAAAGAAAGTTTGTACAAATTAGAAGGTGGTATTTTTTATAGTTTTTTAGATCATTATAAAGTTTCTCCTTTTTGCCTTAAAAAAGATTCTTGCATATCATGCTGGATTATAAAAAAAACCTATAGTAAGAAATATTCTGCTTTTTATCGAAAAATAGAAGAACATTACTTAGTTTATATTATAGATAAATGAATCTAATGAATGATTGGATTGATATCCTTTTATCCCCCTATTCTAATAGCAATATTTCTCATATAATTTTAGAATTTACAGCTGTAGTATTTACAGTATTTAGTGTTTTTTTTGCTCAAAATAATAATATATGGGTATATCCAATAGGAATAGTAAGTACTATAATATATAGTTATTTAACTTTTGTTACTTCTCTTTACGGTGATTTTATTATTAATTTGTATTACACGGTGATGAGTTTTTATGGATGGTATGTCTGGCTACATAAAAAAGATAAAAAAAACAAAGAAATTCCTATCACTTTTTGCAATCAAAAAGATTATTTAAACACGGCTATTTTGTTTTTATTTACCTGTATTTGCAGTATAATGGTTTATCATTTTCATGGAAAACTTAAATCCCATTCTGATTGGATGGATGTATTGACAACAGGGATTTATTTTTCTGGTATGTATCAAATGGCTATGAAAAAAGTAGAAAACTGGATATTTTGGATGATTGGAAACGGAATTTCCGTTCCTCTTTATTTTTTGAAAGGTTTTGTATTGACAGGAATTTTATTTATCATTCTTGTTTTATTGGCTATAGGAGGGTTTTTTATTTGGAAAAAAAAAGCACTTCAAATTTTATAATGATTTTAATTGATCTACAACATCATTGATATGATCGTATTCTTTTTCTGTTCTTTCTTTAAGATTTTTTACTCTTATTTTATTTCTTTGAATTTCATTTTTTCCTATACTAATAGTAAATGGAATATTATTCTCATTAGCATATCTAAATTGTTTCCCGATTTGAACAGCATGAGGATATAACTGAGTGGAAATTCCTTTTTTTCTCAAAAATTTTATCATTTTATACGCATACAAAACCTCTTCATCTCCAAAATTAATAAACAAAACTTTTGAAGGATAATTAGAAATAGTTTGTAACAAATTTTCTTTTTCCATAGCTAAATAAATTCTATCTAAACCTAAAGAAATTCCTACTCCAGAAATATTTTTCATTCCAAATAAATTAGCTAATTGATCATACCTTCCTCCTCCACCAATAGAAATCGAATTTGAAGAACTATTATTATGAAATGGTACAATTTCTAATATTGTACCTGTATAATAATTCATTCCTCTGGCTAAAGAAATATTCCATTCCAATTTTGTGTTTTGTAAAGAAATACTTTTTATATTTTGATAAATAAAACTAAGATCTTTGATTCCCTTTTTTCCTTTTTTAGAATATTGAAAAGCTACAGTTAAATATTTTTCTTTTTTATAAAAATTTTCTTTCATATCGAAAAAAAATGCTATTTTCTCAAATGATTGAGACGAAATCCCTTTCCCCAGCATTTCTTTTTTAACTAAATCTCGTCCAATTTTATCCCATTTATCTAAAGATGTAGTAAAATCTTTCCATAAATTATTTTTTATACCAGAAATTTCAACTAATCCTCCTAATATATCTCTATGATTAATATAGATGATGATAGGAAAATTCAGTTTGGTAAAAATTTCGTCACAAAGTTGAATTAATTCTATTTCTTTCCATAAAGACCAAGAATATGAAATAATATCTGCATCACATTGATAAAATTCTCTAAATCTACCTTTTTGAGGTTTATCAGCACGCCATACAGGTTGAATTTGATATCTTTTAAAAGGAAAAACTATTTCATTTTTATGCATTCCCACATAACGAACAAAAGGAACCGTTAAATCATATCTAAGAGCTTTATTAGATATATGTTCAGTTAAAAATTTTGTAACATCAACTGTTTTTTCCTTATTATTAATTCTTCTAAAAACATCTGAAATTCTTTTTTTTAAAACATGACCTGAATGAAGTAATTTAAACATCAAATAATCTCCTTCTTTTCCATATTTTCCAATCAGAGTAGAAATCTTTTCAAAAGAAGGGGTTTCAATCGGAAAAAAACCAAAAAGCTCAAATTTTTCTCTAATAGTTTGAATTAAATAATTTCGTTTCCTCATCTCTATTGATGAGAAATCCCTGGTCCCTTTGGGAATATTAGGTGACTCCATAATCAATAATCAATATTAAAAGTCATTGAATTTTTTCATTTTGATTATTTTCTTTTCTACGAGTATGAGTATGTTTTTTTAATATTTTTTCATTGTATGAAATAGGAAGATCAAAATTATCTTCTAACATCATATATTTTTTATGTTGTTTTGTTTCTACAAAATTTGAATTAATAGCTTGATCAAAAATGCTTTTTTTTTGATTGGATGAAAAATTTTCTTTCTTATAAGAAAGTTTTTCTGAATGATTGGAATAGGTTTTTGAGGCTTTTGTAGAACAAGGATCTATTCGTTTAGAATAAGAATGAACTTCTTCTATTTTTGTTAATTTTTGTTCATAAGGCTCTTCTAATCTATGAAAAATTTTTTTTTCTTCGTGATCAATGACTCTCTGAATTTCAGTAGGAAATCCTGTAGCTACTATAGTTACCGAAATACTTTCTTCCAAACTTTCGTCCTCTCCTATTCCCATAATAATGTTAGCATTGTTTCCTGCTTCGGCTTGTATATAATCACTGATAATTCCAATTTCATCTATAGTAATTTCTATTCTTCCTGAAACAATAAGCAGAAGAACATTTTTAGCTCCCGTAATTTTATTATCATTCAATAATGGAGAATCCAAAGCTTGTACTACAGCTTCTTTGGCTCTGTTTTCCCCAACAGAAATAGCAGAACCCATAACAGCTGTTCCACTTTCTTTCAGAACAGTTCTAGTATCTCTTAAATCTATATTTTGTTTATAATGATGAGTGATTACTTCTGCAATTCCTTTAGCTGCAGTAGTTAAAACTTCATCTGCTTTTGCAAATCCCGCTTTGAATCCTAGATTTCCATATAATTCTCTCAATTTATCATTATTAATTACAATGAGAGAATCCACATTTTTTCTTAATGCTTCTATTCCTTTTTGAGCTTGTTGTAATCTCATTTTTCCTTCAAAATGAAATGGAATTGTAACAATTCCTACAGTGAGGATTCCCTTTTCTTTAGAAATTCCTGCAATAATTGGAGCAGCGCCTGTTCCTGTTCCACCACCCATTCCTGCTGTAATAAATGTCATCTTAGTATTAGAATCTAGAACACTTTTTATTTCTTCCAGACTTTCTAAAGCAGCCTTTTCTCCTACTTCTGGATCTGCTCCAGCGCCTAGACCTTCTGTAATAGAAGCTCCTAATTGAATTTTTACAGGAACTGGGTTATTATTTAAGGCTTGCGCATCCGTATTACATGCTATAAAATCTACACCAGTAATTCCTTGTTCAAACATGTGACTTAAAGCATTACTTCCTCCACCTCCTACTCCAATTACTTTGATTGCAGCTGAACGATTTTTAGAAAATCCAAATTGAACGTTCTCTTTTTTTTGTTGTATAAAATCTTCTTTTTGCATTTCATTGTTTATTATTCTGTGTCATTCAATATTTGACGAAATTTATCTGCCCAAGTTTCAAGAAAAGATTTTGATTTTTTTTTATTTTTTTTCTTTGAATGATCCGAATTTTCTTCAGAATTTAATTTCTGGTTTTTATTATAAAATTTCGTAGAAATAAACTCGTAAGTATGATTTTCATCATGTATATGCCCCTTTCCCATATCTGTTGTACAAAGATATTTTTTTTTATCATCAAGTCCTTTAATGACTAACCCTATAGATGTAGCATATTCTGGATTACTTATAAGACCGTTTTCTCCTCCTGCAATATGTTCATTAGAATAACCTATACGTACATCCATTCCAGTAATATATTCTGTTAAAGGACGAATATGTTTTAATTGAGAACCTCCTCCTGTCATCACTAATCCTGCAATCAGTCTTTTTTTTTGTTCTTCATTTCCATAATTTTTGATTTCCACATTCACTTGTTCCAAAATTTCACATACTCGTTTATGGATAATTTGGGAAAGATATTTTAAAGAAATTTCTTTAGGATCACGCCCTCTTAATCCAGGAATACAAACAATTTCTGTATCTTTATTTTCTCCAGGCCATGCAGATCCAAATTTTATTTTTAATAATTCTGCTTGCCGTTCAATAATCAAACAATCTGTTTTAATATTTTCAGTGAGAACGTTTCCACCGAAAGGAATGACAGCCGTGTGACGAATAATGTTATCTTTAAATATAGCAATATCAGTGGTTCCTCCTCCTATATCCACTAAAGCAACACCTGCTTCTCTTTCTTCGGTACTTAATACAGCCTCTGCAGAGGCTAAAGGTTCTAAAGTCATTCCAGCTAAATTCAATCCGGCTGCTTTGACACATCTTCCAATATTACGAATAGAAGAGATTTGTCCTACCACTACATGAAAATTTGCTTCTAAACGACTTCCATACATCCCAATGGGTTCTCCGATTTCTGCTTGACTATCCACTTTATATTCTTGTGGAAGGACATGAATGATTTCTTCTCCTGGAAGCATCACCAATTTATGAACTTGATCTATTAATTTTTGTATATCTTTTTGATTGATTACATTTTCAAAATCTAATCTAGTAATATAATCATTATGTTGTAGACTTCTAATATGTTGTCCTGCTATTCCAACAATAACTTCTTTTATTTTTAAACCAGAACTATGTTCTGCTTCAGATACGGCTTC is a window encoding:
- the hisS gene encoding histidine--tRNA ligase; translation: MESPNIPKGTRDFSSIEMRKRNYLIQTIREKFELFGFFPIETPSFEKISTLIGKYGKEGDYLMFKLLHSGHVLKKRISDVFRRINNKEKTVDVTKFLTEHISNKALRYDLTVPFVRYVGMHKNEIVFPFKRYQIQPVWRADKPQKGRFREFYQCDADIISYSWSLWKEIELIQLCDEIFTKLNFPIIIYINHRDILGGLVEISGIKNNLWKDFTTSLDKWDKIGRDLVKKEMLGKGISSQSFEKIAFFFDMKENFYKKEKYLTVAFQYSKKGKKGIKDLSFIYQNIKSISLQNTKLEWNISLARGMNYYTGTILEIVPFHNNSSSNSISIGGGGRYDQLANLFGMKNISGVGISLGLDRIYLAMEKENLLQTISNYPSKVLFINFGDEEVLYAYKMIKFLRKKGISTQLYPHAVQIGKQFRYANENNIPFTISIGKNEIQRNKIRVKNLKERTEKEYDHINDVVDQLKSL
- the ftsA gene encoding cell division protein FtsA; the protein is MEYQDIAIGLDVGTTKIVAMVGRRNEYNKIEILGIGRSKSIGVHRGVVNNITQTIEAIREAVSEAEHSSGLKIKEVIVGIAGQHIRSLQHNDYITRLDFENVINQKDIQKLIDQVHKLVMLPGEEIIHVLPQEYKVDSQAEIGEPIGMYGSRLEANFHVVVGQISSIRNIGRCVKAAGLNLAGMTLEPLASAEAVLSTEEREAGVALVDIGGGTTDIAIFKDNIIRHTAVIPFGGNVLTENIKTDCLIIERQAELLKIKFGSAWPGENKDTEIVCIPGLRGRDPKEISLKYLSQIIHKRVCEILEQVNVEIKNYGNEEQKKRLIAGLVMTGGGSQLKHIRPLTEYITGMDVRIGYSNEHIAGGENGLISNPEYATSIGLVIKGLDDKKKYLCTTDMGKGHIHDENHTYEFISTKFYNKNQKLNSEENSDHSKKKNKKKSKSFLETWADKFRQILNDTE